The genomic region ATACGCTGCCATATCTGCTGAGTAGAAGATGTGATGCCAAACCATCCACTATAAAAAACCCCATTTAGCCTCTAGACAAAAGAGCCACTTGTCCGACCATCATATTTAGTTTAACACAGCAAAAGAAAGTATACATACAAGCCCAATTCATATTACTTTCAGCCCGCATGGATAACGTTCTATATATGGCCAGGGCTTTATTATAATAAGCTTTTAGAGGTTTCAAAATGGCAGCAGAAAGAATGACCATAGAGGATCTACCTGGCGTGGGGCCTGCAACCGCCGACAAGCTCAAAGAGGCAGGGTACACATCGATAGAGGCGATAGCTGTCGCATCGCCCGCAGAGCTGGCAGCGGCCGCCGAAGTCGGAGAGAACACAGCGGCTAAGATAGTGGCTGCGGCCAAGAAGTGCTCCAACATCGGAGGGTTCGAGACCGGAGACGCCGTATTCGAGCGGCGGAAGGCGGTGGGCAAGCTCAAGACCGGGTCGAGCGCCCTGGACGAGCTACTGGGCGGCGGAGTGGAGACCCAGTCGATAACCGAGTTCTACGGAGAGTTCGGGAGCGGCAAGACCCAGGTGGCCCACCAGCTCGCCGTCAACGTGCAGCTTCCCCCTGAGGAGGGGGGCCTTAATGGCTCGGTCATCATGATCGACACCGAGAACACGTTCCGCCCCGAGAGGATAGCCCAGATGGTCAAAGGGCTGAAGAACGGCGATGACTACGACCCTGAGGACTTTTTGAAGAACATCCACGTAGCTAGGGCGTATAACTCTAACCACCAGATTTTACTGGTCGAGAGCGCCTCCGAGCTTGCCGAGAAGCTGAAGGATAGCGATAAGCCCGTCAGGCTCATCATTGTGGACTCTCTTACCGCCCACTTCAGGAGTGAGTACGTGGGCAGGGGGACCCTGGCAGACAGGCAGCAGAAGCTGAATAAGCACATGCACGACCTCATGAGGTTCGGGGACATCAATAACGCGGCGATAATTGTTACGAACCAGGTTCAGGCTAAGCCCGATGCGTTTTTCGGCGACCCCACGAGGCCTATCGGGGGACACATCGTTGGCCACACTGCCACGTTCAGGGTGTACCTTAGAAAGTCGAAGGGCGAGAAGAGGATAGCTAGGCTCGTGGACTCGCCCAACCTGCCCGAGGGGGAGGCCATCTTCTCGGTGACCACCGAAGGGCTCAGGGACTAAGCTTCACCTCAAATCGAAAAGTCTTTATCATGGTA from Methanocella conradii HZ254 harbors:
- the radA gene encoding DNA repair and recombination protein RadA — translated: MAAERMTIEDLPGVGPATADKLKEAGYTSIEAIAVASPAELAAAAEVGENTAAKIVAAAKKCSNIGGFETGDAVFERRKAVGKLKTGSSALDELLGGGVETQSITEFYGEFGSGKTQVAHQLAVNVQLPPEEGGLNGSVIMIDTENTFRPERIAQMVKGLKNGDDYDPEDFLKNIHVARAYNSNHQILLVESASELAEKLKDSDKPVRLIIVDSLTAHFRSEYVGRGTLADRQQKLNKHMHDLMRFGDINNAAIIVTNQVQAKPDAFFGDPTRPIGGHIVGHTATFRVYLRKSKGEKRIARLVDSPNLPEGEAIFSVTTEGLRD